A single window of Paenibacillus sp. FSL H8-0537 DNA harbors:
- a CDS encoding GIY-YIG nuclease family protein produces the protein MNKEERKQLTAQYMEQERVMGVYQITNTASGRRFIGSTSNMDGALNRVRFELDFGTHKNDELQMDWNEQGAAQFEFDILEKMKLEEKVQFDYKDVNPAEQGGTSAEQMRKYKKAAEELEQKWLEKLLAEGADCYNEPE, from the coding sequence ATGAATAAAGAAGAGCGCAAGCAGTTGACGGCACAGTATATGGAGCAGGAACGGGTGATGGGCGTCTATCAAATTACGAATACGGCAAGCGGACGCAGGTTTATTGGCTCGACCTCGAATATGGATGGGGCGCTGAACCGGGTGCGGTTTGAGCTGGACTTTGGCACGCACAAAAATGATGAGCTGCAAATGGACTGGAATGAGCAGGGAGCGGCGCAGTTCGAATTTGATATTTTGGAAAAAATGAAGCTCGAAGAGAAGGTGCAGTTCGATTATAAGGATGTAAACCCGGCGGAGCAGGGAGGCACATCGGCCGAGCAAATGCGCAAATATAAAAAAGCGGCCGAGGAGCTGGAACAGAAGTGGCTGGAGAAGCTGCTGGCCGAGGGCGCCGATTGTTATAACGAGCCGGAATAG
- a CDS encoding S-layer homology domain-containing protein produces the protein MKIRVLRKAVVTLSLITLLAGGLNPGFGQNNQVYAAGMVAPSVMVEDFEDGISDVKFNPKRMYEATLHLEDNKKHVRNGQYSARIDYDMIGIVDNPSQIEVGYKTGSIPVTGYPTKVGMWVYGNNEGHLLTTKFRDQGGSSFQAEFYDAGQTGINWSGWKYIEAAVPQGKSSPIVLELFFQLKQSNMSKKNKGSIWVDDITFIYEDLDEDKDVPNIKPIAPVENDVLNAPLDELKVELTDNGAGLDLDTLSVLLDGTDITDRANYSSDTGLLTYPGASVDGGYHELVIDVLDMVGNPASKTYAFTINAGERLFMTAEEEAVSNEIYPVQVSLKDYLNADSVKFALNYDANALQVESITQATGVALDSNIDNDQGMVQVALDNVTAATHDVVTVNFRVSPHAVLKRGENYKTISMSNPNLTAGGAQTSSPLASPIHYTIAFPYQLEMTGVSLGTSSTFTVLDREGTPYEGADIVFTGLLKQSSVVTVESVTSNVYGDDDMSSDVIVVAQAGERFYASAEADDGLFEVILPDGQTTGYISEADVSSKLLNSSLGQTDAKGQLTTDLTTLALGTYQVQAVIGDQNSKVVHYEVVEQYGTDEPQYVQTYVTEDMSSQMSAAWQTNPEQAFTSIQYLEASEWGTEESPDFNHVKQQQAESELQVLSMKENGSKGEIRFHNVLIEGLKANTAYKYRVGHEGNWSEWHEYSTIDQNKSTPTSFLFITDSHTNQLKGMQTYQELMTSALTQYPSTQFIMHGGDMVDVGGAFEEWQKFWQASSVYAATLPTALTLGNHDVKSEGKEVFTKGANFPKNGPASQLQYAYSYEVDDTHFVVLNSEGTEEQMIEQAAWLKEDLDQNDKKWTVAMFHRPAYHTENGRESLVEYTQTYFAPILEEKKVDLVLVGHDHVYARTYPMQEGKPNKATNEGTVYLDGGASGWKFYDGTQYNYLNFIFDEDIPVYSAIEITDDKIHVEARTSAGNILDEFSVVKPTNNGPSTPTPTPTPTPTPTPTPTPAPTSPSTSTPVTTPAPTPTSTPVPTPAQTPTPSTLVFNDKVDVDVVKAIVEKGQAAPTVSFTDVPAALWSATVVERAAKMGIVTGYSDGSYHPNEKVTRAEFATMLAKAFGLGNASGSSFTDTQGHWASEAIAALQGKGIITGYSDGSFHPNQEISRAEIVAMLARLTNYAPNTSNPFSDAAANWASEPISAFAAAGIVSGKGNGLFKPNESASRAESVAMIIRLLDKLLAK, from the coding sequence ATGAAAATCAGAGTATTGCGCAAGGCAGTAGTAACCTTATCATTGATAACGTTGCTGGCAGGAGGATTAAATCCAGGCTTTGGGCAAAATAATCAAGTCTATGCAGCAGGTATGGTGGCCCCCTCCGTTATGGTTGAGGATTTTGAAGATGGCATCTCAGATGTGAAATTTAATCCTAAACGGATGTATGAGGCTACGCTGCACCTGGAGGATAACAAGAAGCACGTAAGGAATGGACAATATTCGGCTAGAATTGATTACGATATGATTGGGATAGTGGATAACCCTTCTCAAATCGAAGTAGGTTATAAAACAGGGAGCATCCCCGTAACAGGTTACCCTACTAAAGTAGGCATGTGGGTTTATGGGAACAATGAAGGACACTTGCTAACGACAAAATTTAGAGATCAAGGCGGCTCCTCTTTCCAAGCAGAGTTTTATGACGCAGGTCAAACGGGCATCAACTGGTCTGGTTGGAAATATATTGAGGCCGCTGTTCCACAGGGCAAATCAAGTCCGATAGTCCTTGAATTGTTTTTCCAATTGAAACAATCGAATATGAGCAAAAAAAATAAAGGCTCGATTTGGGTAGATGATATTACCTTTATCTATGAGGATTTGGATGAGGATAAAGACGTACCTAACATTAAACCTATAGCCCCTGTCGAGAATGACGTATTAAACGCTCCGCTTGATGAATTAAAGGTTGAGCTAACCGATAACGGAGCAGGTCTAGATTTAGATACGTTATCGGTTCTTTTGGATGGAACGGATATTACAGATAGAGCAAACTATTCTTCTGACACTGGTTTATTAACCTATCCAGGAGCATCTGTGGATGGCGGTTATCATGAGCTTGTTATTGACGTGTTGGATATGGTCGGCAACCCAGCAAGCAAAACATATGCTTTCACAATAAATGCAGGTGAACGTTTGTTCATGACTGCTGAAGAAGAAGCCGTCAGTAATGAAATCTACCCTGTTCAAGTTAGCCTCAAAGACTACTTGAATGCAGACTCGGTAAAATTCGCATTAAATTATGATGCAAACGCTCTTCAAGTTGAAAGCATTACTCAGGCGACTGGAGTTGCCCTAGACTCAAATATCGACAATGATCAAGGAATGGTTCAGGTAGCACTTGATAACGTAACAGCCGCAACCCATGATGTCGTTACGGTTAACTTTAGAGTAAGCCCTCATGCCGTGTTAAAGCGTGGTGAAAATTACAAAACCATAAGCATGAGTAATCCTAATCTTACAGCGGGCGGAGCTCAGACTAGTTCACCGCTAGCTTCCCCCATCCACTATACAATTGCATTTCCATATCAGCTGGAAATGACGGGAGTGAGTTTGGGCACATCGTCTACTTTTACCGTATTAGACCGTGAAGGTACACCGTATGAAGGTGCAGATATTGTTTTCACTGGTTTATTAAAGCAAAGCTCAGTCGTTACGGTTGAATCTGTAACGTCTAATGTTTATGGCGATGATGATATGTCTTCTGACGTGATAGTGGTTGCACAAGCTGGAGAACGCTTCTATGCTTCAGCTGAAGCTGATGATGGTTTATTCGAGGTTATTCTCCCAGATGGCCAAACAACAGGCTATATTTCTGAAGCTGATGTCAGCAGTAAGTTATTGAACAGCAGTCTTGGCCAAACAGATGCTAAAGGTCAATTAACGACAGATTTAACTACGTTGGCACTTGGAACCTATCAGGTTCAAGCTGTCATCGGTGATCAGAACAGTAAGGTTGTCCATTACGAAGTTGTGGAGCAGTACGGAACGGATGAACCGCAATATGTTCAGACCTATGTAACAGAGGATATGTCCTCACAAATGAGCGCTGCGTGGCAAACAAATCCGGAGCAAGCCTTTACTTCTATTCAATACCTCGAAGCTAGTGAATGGGGAACTGAAGAAAGCCCTGATTTCAACCATGTAAAGCAACAGCAAGCGGAAAGCGAGCTTCAGGTGCTGAGTATGAAGGAGAATGGATCGAAGGGTGAGATCCGCTTTCATAATGTCCTGATTGAAGGCTTGAAAGCAAATACTGCTTACAAATATCGTGTAGGCCATGAGGGCAATTGGTCGGAGTGGCATGAATATTCTACTATAGACCAGAACAAGTCGACACCAACCTCATTCCTGTTTATTACGGATTCGCATACGAATCAATTAAAAGGCATGCAAACTTATCAAGAACTAATGACTAGCGCTTTGACACAATATCCATCAACGCAGTTTATTATGCATGGCGGAGATATGGTTGACGTAGGAGGCGCATTTGAAGAATGGCAGAAGTTCTGGCAAGCTTCCTCGGTCTATGCAGCAACACTTCCAACAGCTCTAACCTTGGGTAATCATGATGTGAAGAGTGAAGGTAAGGAAGTATTTACTAAAGGGGCGAATTTTCCAAAGAATGGACCCGCATCCCAATTGCAATATGCTTATTCTTATGAGGTCGATGATACTCATTTCGTCGTATTGAACTCAGAAGGCACAGAGGAACAAATGATTGAACAAGCAGCATGGTTGAAAGAAGACTTGGATCAAAATGATAAAAAATGGACGGTCGCTATGTTCCATCGTCCTGCCTACCATACGGAAAATGGTCGCGAATCCCTTGTGGAGTATACCCAAACGTATTTTGCCCCTATTTTGGAAGAAAAGAAAGTTGATTTAGTTCTAGTGGGTCACGATCATGTGTATGCTCGCACCTATCCAATGCAGGAGGGCAAGCCGAATAAAGCCACAAATGAAGGTACTGTATACCTTGATGGCGGTGCTTCGGGCTGGAAATTCTATGATGGCACCCAGTATAATTATTTGAATTTTATCTTTGATGAAGACATTCCTGTTTATTCCGCTATTGAAATTACCGATGATAAGATTCATGTGGAAGCACGTACGAGTGCAGGTAATATCCTAGATGAGTTTTCCGTTGTGAAACCAACGAACAATGGGCCGTCGACACCTACACCTACACCTACACCAACGCCGACTCCAACACCAACACCAACACCGGCGCCGACGTCGCCATCTACATCGACACCAGTAACAACACCAGCGCCAACACCGACGTCGACACCTGTACCAACGCCAGCACAGACACCAACGCCTTCGACGCTGGTCTTTAACGACAAGGTAGATGTAGACGTAGTTAAGGCTATAGTAGAAAAAGGGCAAGCTGCTCCTACTGTAAGCTTTACGGACGTTCCAGCAGCTTTATGGAGTGCAACAGTAGTCGAGCGTGCCGCTAAGATGGGTATTGTAACAGGCTACAGTGATGGCTCTTATCATCCCAATGAAAAGGTAACTCGCGCGGAGTTCGCCACAATGCTTGCGAAAGCTTTTGGTCTTGGGAATGCTAGCGGCTCTTCCTTCACAGATACACAAGGGCATTGGGCCTCTGAAGCGATCGCAGCCTTACAAGGTAAAGGGATAATCACGGGTTACAGTGATGGCTCCTTCCATCCTAATCAAGAAATCTCGCGCGCTGAGATCGTTGCCATGCTTGCCCGGTTGACCAATTATGCTCCTAATACATCCAATCCATTCTCGGATGCAGCTGCCAATTGGGCCTCTGAACCAATCAGCGCTTTTGCAGCCGCGGGTATCGTAAGTGGCAAAGGCAACGGATTGTTCAAACCGAATGAATCTGCTTCCCGTGCGGAGTCCGTTGCAATGATCATTCGCTTGTTGGATAAATTGCTCGCAAAGTAA
- a CDS encoding MFS transporter, whose product MSKAHPLSKPTKTVDSKNKALFGILFAISGVHLLNDSMQSVVAALFPIFEQSLGLTFGQIGWITFTLYMTSSVLQPVIGILSDKKPAPWMLIAGMCCSMAGMAGLGFAPNFWTLLLAVVFVGFGSAVFHPEGSRVVYFAAGGRRGLAQSIYQVGGNFGQALAPLMTIFIFVPLGQRGAVWGTLLALAGIMLLLRIVPWYAAELAAKGLADRKAKQSGTAAANADALSTKAVAIALGLLLVMVFARSWYAAGITSFYQFYLQRDYGLSIGAAQVPLFLFMAAGVAGTFFGGTLSDRFGRKRMLLFSIAGAAPLTVILPHLPIFWVYPVITLLGLILQSSFSVSVVYAQELMPGKVGMASGLITGLAFGMGGLGAIVLGTAADHYSIAQVMYASSVLPLLGLFGILLPKDRRD is encoded by the coding sequence ATGTCCAAGGCACATCCATTAAGCAAGCCTACTAAAACAGTTGATTCGAAAAATAAAGCGTTATTTGGCATATTATTCGCTATAAGCGGCGTCCATCTGCTGAATGATTCGATGCAGTCGGTCGTCGCCGCCCTTTTCCCGATTTTTGAACAATCGCTCGGTCTAACGTTCGGCCAGATCGGCTGGATTACGTTCACTTTGTATATGACCTCATCCGTATTGCAGCCGGTTATTGGCATTTTATCGGATAAAAAGCCTGCGCCATGGATGCTCATTGCCGGCATGTGCTGCAGCATGGCAGGGATGGCGGGACTTGGCTTTGCGCCGAACTTCTGGACGCTGCTGCTCGCGGTTGTGTTCGTCGGCTTTGGGTCAGCGGTATTCCATCCCGAAGGCTCACGGGTTGTTTATTTTGCTGCGGGCGGCAGGCGCGGACTCGCGCAGTCGATCTATCAGGTCGGCGGCAATTTTGGACAAGCGCTAGCGCCGCTCATGACGATTTTTATATTCGTCCCGCTTGGGCAGCGCGGTGCCGTATGGGGGACGCTGCTGGCGCTCGCAGGCATTATGCTGCTGCTGCGCATCGTGCCTTGGTACGCAGCGGAGCTTGCCGCGAAAGGGCTTGCGGATCGCAAGGCGAAGCAGAGCGGTACAGCCGCAGCAAATGCGGATGCACTTAGCACGAAAGCGGTAGCTATTGCGCTGGGACTGCTGCTTGTCATGGTGTTTGCCCGCTCTTGGTATGCAGCTGGGATTACAAGCTTTTATCAATTTTATTTGCAGCGGGATTATGGGCTGTCGATTGGCGCGGCGCAGGTGCCGCTCTTTCTGTTCATGGCGGCAGGTGTTGCTGGAACTTTCTTCGGCGGCACGCTATCCGATCGCTTCGGGCGCAAGCGGATGCTGCTGTTCTCGATTGCGGGGGCTGCGCCGCTGACCGTCATTTTGCCGCATTTGCCGATTTTCTGGGTGTATCCGGTCATTACATTGCTCGGCCTTATCCTTCAGTCGAGCTTCTCGGTCAGCGTCGTCTATGCGCAGGAGCTAATGCCAGGTAAAGTCGGCATGGCATCGGGGCTTATTACCGGACTCGCCTTCGGTATGGGCGGCTTGGGAGCCATAGTGCTCGGCACAGCAGCTGACCATTACAGCATCGCGCAGGTGATGTATGCCTCTAGCGTGCTGCCGCTGCTCGGCTTGTTCGGCATCTTGCTGCCGAAGGATCGGCGGGATTAA
- a CDS encoding MFS transporter, producing MLHWKRNLYILWFGLFFNHMAYTLSVPFFPLFLQHDLGVDKGLEAWSGVSIAISFLISGLCAPFWGSLADKYGSKLMLVRSGVGLGAAHVANYFVHDPYTFIIVRIFQGLMAGFTPASLALVGTNTPEKHVGYALGVISTSTAAGGIIGPLVGGVLSQWIGLRECFIASGIITLISAAVVLGVKEVRERRTEARPSVLQDLKQAARNSKLIRIYGLILLVSTSVMILEPLVTLYVVQIGGSISNAKLSSGIVFSAIGVATVIMGPYWGRLGGRIGYGKVLLIGLIGGGIGNLLQLTMQHLVGFGILRFGYGLFFAAVYPALNALVIQYADKDFRGRAVSLSQTASQFGIVVGPLLGGFIGGWAGIPFVFLLTGITLLGAAWGIREASHDKTTIEARG from the coding sequence GTGCTTCACTGGAAGCGTAATCTTTATATTTTATGGTTTGGGCTGTTTTTCAATCATATGGCATATACGCTCTCGGTGCCTTTTTTTCCATTGTTTTTGCAGCATGATCTCGGTGTCGACAAGGGGCTGGAGGCTTGGTCTGGCGTTTCCATTGCGATTAGTTTTCTGATCAGCGGTTTATGTGCGCCCTTCTGGGGCTCGCTTGCTGATAAATATGGCAGCAAGCTGATGCTTGTACGTTCAGGCGTTGGCCTTGGGGCCGCGCATGTGGCGAACTATTTTGTCCATGATCCATATACGTTTATCATTGTGAGGATTTTTCAAGGGCTGATGGCAGGTTTTACGCCCGCCTCGCTCGCTTTGGTCGGGACGAACACACCGGAAAAGCATGTCGGATACGCACTCGGCGTCATCTCCACATCGACCGCTGCTGGCGGCATTATAGGTCCGCTTGTCGGAGGCGTGCTGAGCCAGTGGATTGGACTGCGTGAATGCTTCATTGCGTCAGGCATCATTACGCTGATTTCTGCGGCCGTCGTTTTAGGTGTAAAAGAAGTACGTGAGCGCCGCACCGAGGCACGGCCGAGTGTGCTTCAGGATTTGAAGCAGGCAGCCCGGAATTCCAAGTTAATTCGCATCTATGGCCTGATTTTGCTGGTGTCCACCTCGGTCATGATTTTGGAGCCGCTGGTTACGCTCTATGTTGTGCAAATTGGTGGCAGCATAAGCAACGCTAAGCTTAGCTCGGGTATTGTATTTTCGGCGATAGGGGTTGCAACCGTCATTATGGGCCCTTATTGGGGGAGGCTTGGCGGACGAATTGGTTATGGCAAGGTGCTGCTTATTGGGCTGATTGGTGGCGGCATTGGCAATTTGCTTCAGTTGACTATGCAGCATCTGGTCGGCTTTGGGATTTTGCGCTTTGGCTATGGTTTATTTTTCGCCGCAGTGTATCCAGCGCTGAATGCGCTCGTTATCCAATATGCGGATAAGGACTTTCGGGGGAGAGCAGTTAGCCTGAGCCAAACCGCCAGTCAATTTGGTATTGTAGTCGGCCCACTGCTTGGCGGTTTTATTGGCGGGTGGGCCGGTATCCCATTTGTGTTTTTATTAACAGGTATTACTTTGCTGGGAGCAGCATGGGGAATAAGGGAGGCAAGTCATGACAAAACGACAATTGAAGCTAGGGGCTAA
- a CDS encoding type II toxin-antitoxin system death-on-curing family toxin: MIIFLTKEEVISAHYYMMRKMNDADQAGVKNHGLLESAVHRPEQSIFEEDAYPHLFDKAAALLESLVKNPCFHNGNKRTAYLITKSFLMINGKHLRMERKYAVEFIVDIAKGIHSLEYTAHILKEHSIDK; this comes from the coding sequence ATGATAATATTCCTAACCAAAGAAGAGGTTATTTCAGCCCACTATTACATGATGCGAAAAATGAACGACGCAGACCAAGCAGGAGTGAAGAATCACGGCCTGCTGGAATCTGCGGTACATAGACCTGAGCAAAGTATCTTTGAAGAAGATGCTTATCCCCATTTATTTGACAAGGCCGCGGCCCTGCTAGAGTCTCTTGTGAAGAATCCTTGTTTCCACAATGGTAATAAACGGACAGCCTATTTGATTACCAAATCATTTCTTATGATTAATGGCAAACATTTAAGAATGGAACGTAAATACGCTGTGGAGTTTATTGTAGATATTGCAAAAGGCATTCATTCGTTGGAGTATACCGCACATATTTTAAAGGAACATTCTATAGATAAATAA
- a CDS encoding DUF2087 domain-containing protein, translated as MSQNDLFWSAELTDLKKGFVFVQDEGRYSCLVCGAAFEDGEVFRVPDRDKWYDARKYAAYHVQHSHGSMLDYLLGLDKKASGLTDLQKQLIRQFASGMSDVEIVKSSGGGSASTIRNHRFVLKEKAKQAKLLLAAIELMESGVSADTPRFMPIHRTAMQVDERYAITEDEYESIMQQYFPHGPNGPLASFPRKEKRKVAILRHISADFEASRKYTEKEVNDLLKRYWEADYVTLRRYLIEYGFLDRTDDCSEYWVKG; from the coding sequence TTGTCGCAAAATGATTTATTCTGGTCAGCGGAGCTTACCGACTTGAAGAAAGGCTTTGTGTTCGTTCAAGACGAGGGGCGATACAGCTGTCTCGTATGCGGGGCTGCCTTCGAGGATGGAGAAGTATTCCGTGTTCCTGATCGCGATAAATGGTATGATGCCCGCAAATATGCGGCCTATCATGTTCAGCATAGCCATGGCTCGATGCTCGATTATTTGCTTGGTCTGGATAAGAAGGCGAGCGGTCTGACCGATTTGCAAAAGCAGCTCATCCGTCAGTTTGCCTCGGGCATGTCCGATGTGGAAATCGTCAAAAGCTCGGGAGGCGGCAGCGCCTCGACCATTCGCAACCACCGGTTTGTGCTGAAGGAGAAAGCGAAGCAGGCGAAGCTCCTGCTGGCCGCCATTGAGCTGATGGAGAGCGGAGTGTCCGCAGATACGCCGCGTTTTATGCCGATTCACCGCACAGCGATGCAGGTTGATGAACGGTATGCGATTACGGAGGATGAATACGAGTCGATTATGCAGCAATATTTTCCGCATGGGCCGAATGGTCCGCTTGCTTCGTTCCCACGTAAGGAGAAGCGCAAGGTGGCGATTTTGCGCCATATTTCAGCAGACTTTGAAGCTTCGCGTAAGTATACGGAGAAGGAAGTAAATGACCTGCTTAAACGTTACTGGGAAGCCGACTATGTGACGCTGCGCCGCTATTTGATCGAATATGGCTTTCTCGACCGTACGGATGATTGCAGCGAATATTGGGTTAAAGGCTGA
- a CDS encoding lactonase family protein, with protein sequence MKANKLAGIVYIGCYGSAAEPCIYVAKQDSENGSLTVIQQVTGIENASFLNVNEARDRLYAVSETAEANGVRGGEVAAYAIDPATGKLRELNRQSTHGEHPCYVSSDGKSVFVANYTGGNAAILPLAEDGSLKPAAAIVGSKGELGPNASRQDAPHAHAILPLGGPSPYVYITDLGTDSILIYRQNPEGAEPLQQVSSYQLHAGAGPRHLALHEQLPIVYVMNELDSTVSVLKKNAEDAGSLELVQTISALPEGFNAYNDAAHIALAPSGKFLYSSNRGHNSLAVFAVNAADGSLTLLQHISCGGEGPRNFTLAPDGSRLLVANQKTNHLLSYRVDAGSGLLTSEGELLQISSPVFVWIG encoded by the coding sequence TTGAAAGCAAACAAGCTTGCAGGAATCGTCTATATCGGCTGCTACGGCAGCGCAGCGGAGCCGTGTATTTACGTGGCGAAGCAGGATAGCGAAAACGGTTCGCTAACGGTCATTCAGCAGGTAACGGGTATCGAAAACGCGTCATTTCTGAACGTGAATGAAGCAAGGGACCGGCTGTATGCGGTCAGTGAAACGGCGGAAGCAAATGGTGTGCGGGGCGGCGAGGTTGCTGCTTATGCGATTGACCCAGCTACCGGCAAGCTGAGGGAGCTAAACCGCCAGTCTACCCATGGCGAGCATCCATGCTATGTCAGCTCGGATGGCAAGTCGGTATTCGTAGCCAATTATACAGGCGGGAATGCAGCGATACTGCCGCTTGCAGAGGATGGGTCCTTGAAGCCGGCGGCGGCAATTGTCGGCAGCAAGGGAGAGCTTGGGCCAAATGCGAGCCGTCAGGATGCGCCGCATGCCCATGCGATTTTGCCGCTCGGCGGTCCGTCGCCTTATGTTTACATAACGGATCTCGGCACGGATTCCATCCTTATTTATCGCCAGAATCCAGAGGGCGCGGAGCCGCTTCAGCAAGTGTCCTCCTACCAGCTGCATGCAGGAGCAGGACCGCGGCATTTGGCGCTGCATGAGCAGCTTCCCATCGTCTATGTGATGAATGAGCTGGATTCGACGGTTTCGGTGCTGAAAAAGAATGCGGAGGATGCAGGCTCCTTGGAGCTGGTGCAGACCATTAGCGCGCTGCCTGAAGGGTTTAACGCGTACAACGATGCGGCGCATATTGCGCTGGCACCGTCCGGCAAGTTTTTGTACAGCTCCAATCGCGGCCATAACAGCCTTGCGGTATTCGCAGTGAATGCGGCTGACGGCAGCCTAACGCTTTTGCAGCATATTTCCTGCGGCGGGGAAGGCCCGCGCAATTTTACACTTGCTCCGGATGGCAGCAGGCTGCTTGTGGCGAACCAGAAGACCAATCATCTTTTGAGCTATCGGGTCGATGCAGGCAGCGGCTTGCTGACGTCTGAAGGAGAGCTGTTACAAATTTCAAGCCCTGTGTTCGTCTGGATCGGTTAA
- a CDS encoding ImmA/IrrE family metallo-endopeptidase: MNRREKAEKVAEVYAASFLQDAIGQDIYIGSHIERLLADKVNLIYQYVEDENYFGAAIQHQNGKQFVVLNTFHSLRARYFTAAHELWHLSEGSLMQDEDFDHERAADRFAAAIMLPKELTKQLWNKFKKQDDEIAILKIADLADVPYVAVVRRLRELGENVPSKKITEIEWLKKRSVLGFPISVSDDSSKETRFVAYEHAVRENVEKNGLDILTAANKLSKFAPRLAEHYQSTALSRGHEVDA, translated from the coding sequence ATGAATCGCAGAGAAAAAGCTGAGAAAGTTGCTGAGGTATACGCAGCGAGTTTTTTGCAAGACGCAATAGGTCAGGATATATACATTGGTTCACATATTGAACGTTTACTTGCTGATAAAGTTAATTTGATTTATCAATATGTAGAAGACGAAAATTACTTTGGCGCAGCAATTCAACATCAGAATGGTAAACAGTTCGTTGTCTTGAATACTTTTCATTCCTTAAGAGCACGATATTTTACAGCTGCCCATGAGCTGTGGCATTTATCAGAAGGAAGTCTTATGCAGGATGAAGATTTTGACCACGAACGAGCAGCGGACCGATTTGCGGCAGCAATAATGTTACCTAAAGAACTCACTAAACAATTATGGAATAAGTTTAAAAAGCAAGATGACGAGATAGCTATTTTGAAAATTGCAGATCTTGCTGACGTTCCATATGTAGCGGTAGTACGGAGATTAAGGGAACTTGGTGAAAATGTACCATCTAAAAAAATTACCGAAATAGAATGGCTGAAAAAAAGATCTGTATTAGGTTTTCCAATCTCGGTTTCAGATGATTCAAGTAAGGAAACAAGATTTGTCGCGTATGAGCATGCAGTAAGAGAAAATGTAGAGAAAAACGGTTTAGATATTCTTACAGCAGCAAATAAACTGTCGAAGTTTGCCCCCAGGCTTGCAGAGCATTATCAATCGACTGCTCTTTCAAGGGGGCATGAAGTAGATGCGTAA
- a CDS encoding helix-turn-helix transcriptional regulator has product MNTQEIVVKKVKAWLEAEGKAYQWLADELGLSKSMVGHLLSGTRVLQPLYVERIAKLMGTQVVDLLREESGEKGLLTVRLRGTISSRRSKRELDSLLYAIEDYVGLNDQVN; this is encoded by the coding sequence ATGAATACCCAAGAGATTGTAGTTAAAAAGGTTAAAGCTTGGTTAGAAGCAGAAGGGAAAGCTTATCAATGGCTAGCTGATGAATTGGGATTAAGTAAAAGTATGGTAGGTCATTTATTATCAGGAACTCGCGTTTTGCAACCTCTTTATGTTGAGCGAATAGCGAAATTAATGGGTACCCAAGTAGTGGATCTCCTTAGGGAGGAATCGGGGGAAAAAGGATTGTTGACAGTTCGTTTGCGAGGAACGATTTCTAGCCGTCGGTCTAAAAGAGAACTTGATTCATTATTATATGCAATTGAAGATTATGTCGGTCTTAATGATCAGGTGAACTGA
- a CDS encoding FMN-dependent NADH-azoreductase, whose translation MSTVLYITAHPHDHSTSFSLAVGEEFVNAYREANPSDEIVHLDLFNLDIPAIDADVFSGWGKLQSGTAFDQLSAAEQAKVARLGELVDQFIAADKYVFVSPMWNFSFPPVMKAYIDAVSVAGKTFKYTAEGPVGLLTDKKGLHIQASGGVYSEGPAAAMESGFSYLKKISLFYGIPSFEPLFVEGMAVSQDQGQAIKAQAIVKAKEIAASF comes from the coding sequence ATGTCAACTGTATTGTACATTACTGCACACCCGCATGATCACTCCACATCTTTCAGCCTTGCTGTAGGTGAAGAATTCGTTAACGCTTATCGTGAAGCTAATCCTTCTGATGAAATCGTTCATCTTGACCTGTTCAATCTTGATATCCCTGCTATCGATGCTGACGTATTCAGCGGTTGGGGCAAGCTTCAATCCGGCACTGCATTCGACCAGCTTTCTGCTGCTGAGCAAGCAAAAGTTGCACGCCTTGGCGAACTCGTAGATCAGTTCATTGCAGCTGATAAATATGTTTTCGTTTCCCCAATGTGGAACTTCTCGTTCCCTCCAGTTATGAAAGCATACATTGATGCGGTTTCCGTTGCTGGAAAAACGTTCAAATACACTGCTGAAGGTCCTGTAGGCCTTCTTACTGATAAAAAAGGCTTGCACATCCAAGCTAGCGGCGGCGTTTATTCCGAAGGCCCTGCAGCTGCAATGGAAAGCGGCTTTAGCTACCTGAAAAAAATCTCGCTGTTCTACGGAATTCCTTCCTTCGAGCCGCTGTTTGTTGAAGGTATGGCAGTATCGCAAGATCAAGGTCAAGCGATTAAAGCACAAGCGATCGTTAAAGCGAAAGAAATTGCAGCTAGCTTCTAA